Proteins encoded within one genomic window of Vicinamibacteria bacterium:
- a CDS encoding DUF4870 domain-containing protein, with protein sequence MMASPTPGQTNLGVSPNVGGLLCYVPCCIGLIFSVVAAIVEKQSKFVRFHAFQSLLFHAAAVVISLGVTILQILLAVVHLGVLGLLLTLLRLLVGVGFLGIAIFLMVKANGGEEFELPVIGEMAKKWA encoded by the coding sequence ATGATGGCCTCGCCCACCCCCGGTCAAACGAACCTCGGAGTCTCCCCCAATGTCGGCGGTCTGCTCTGCTACGTGCCGTGCTGCATCGGTCTGATCTTTTCGGTCGTGGCCGCGATCGTCGAGAAGCAGAGCAAGTTCGTGCGCTTCCATGCCTTCCAGAGCCTGCTTTTTCACGCCGCCGCGGTCGTCATCAGCCTGGGTGTCACGATTCTGCAGATCCTCCTGGCCGTGGTCCACTTGGGCGTGCTCGGGCTCCTGCTCACCCTTCTCCGGCTGCTCGTGGGCGTGGGTTTCCTCGGTATCGCCATCTTCCTCATGGTCAAGGCCAACGGGGGCGAGGAGTTCGAGCTGCCCGTGATTGGCGAGATGGCCAAGAAGTGGGCCTAG
- a CDS encoding tetratricopeptide repeat protein yields MRDAIPRGPFDQGLFLTHFNKGKELYEGRRFEDAERELEEAYLMRPRDQKVLNLLGLVYFRQDKFEKAEEVYRKLVAESPEAHTLFYNLGLIYFKLSRLEDAESAFLKALELTKENPKINFYLGSIYERLHRYKDAIYQYRQAGANIMVRRVEDKMAARQDRPPQPGAPPRKKKKDDTAELPKGEVQESLRRRAAERAEPAFVPDKTLQPLSEFLMAEGAPKPVLTDTARFRLREQFHEDTLPPKRFPDVISFPEREREAAEKTAPLLRRPEIFRFLENNLMEIDFSGKVYIKQGTIYSYSGNLTFWVKDKRPGGLPTLVIITGTGKVILTDKERDVTFMQVQDETIYVEPGHLLACEEGLTPRYIPLVEGRPALEFLALEGRGMVALSVASKPLTIAVTAGLPVSVPASSVITWSGDLTPKVVEDRQIYEIMLPPGSPAGHLIRLEGTGRVLVEQALG; encoded by the coding sequence ATGCGCGACGCGATTCCCCGGGGACCCTTCGACCAGGGCCTGTTCCTGACCCACTTCAACAAGGGGAAGGAGCTCTACGAGGGGAGGCGGTTCGAGGATGCGGAGCGGGAGCTGGAAGAGGCCTACCTCATGCGCCCGCGGGACCAGAAGGTGCTGAACCTGCTGGGCCTCGTCTACTTCCGGCAAGACAAGTTCGAGAAGGCGGAAGAGGTCTACCGCAAGCTAGTGGCGGAGAGCCCCGAGGCCCACACCCTCTTTTACAACCTGGGGCTCATCTACTTCAAGCTGAGCCGGCTGGAGGACGCGGAGTCCGCCTTCCTCAAGGCCCTGGAGCTGACCAAGGAGAACCCCAAGATCAACTTCTACCTGGGCTCCATCTACGAGCGCCTCCACCGCTACAAGGACGCCATCTACCAGTACCGGCAGGCCGGGGCCAACATCATGGTGCGGCGGGTGGAGGACAAGATGGCCGCCCGCCAGGACCGCCCACCCCAGCCGGGCGCCCCCCCGCGGAAAAAGAAGAAGGACGACACCGCGGAGCTGCCCAAGGGAGAGGTCCAGGAGTCGCTCCGTCGGCGCGCGGCCGAGCGGGCGGAGCCCGCGTTCGTGCCCGACAAGACCCTACAGCCCTTGAGCGAGTTCCTCATGGCGGAAGGCGCACCCAAGCCCGTCCTCACCGACACCGCGCGCTTCCGCCTGCGCGAGCAATTCCACGAGGACACCCTGCCCCCCAAGCGCTTTCCCGACGTGATCTCCTTCCCCGAGCGGGAGAGAGAGGCGGCCGAGAAGACGGCCCCCCTCCTGCGCCGCCCGGAGATCTTCCGCTTCCTCGAGAACAACCTTATGGAGATCGACTTCTCGGGCAAGGTGTACATCAAGCAGGGCACAATTTACTCCTACAGCGGCAACCTGACCTTCTGGGTGAAGGACAAGCGACCGGGAGGCCTGCCCACCCTCGTCATCATCACCGGCACCGGCAAGGTGATCCTCACCGACAAGGAGCGCGACGTCACGTTCATGCAGGTGCAGGACGAGACGATCTACGTGGAGCCCGGCCACCTTCTGGCCTGCGAAGAGGGGCTCACCCCCCGCTACATTCCCCTCGTCGAAGGGCGGCCGGCCCTCGAATTCCTGGCCCTGGAGGGGCGGGGCATGGTGGCTTTGTCCGTGGCCAGCAAGCCCCTGACCATAGCCGTGACCGCCGGCCTGCCCGTATCCGTGCCCGCCAGCTCGGTCATCACCTGGAGCGGTGACCTCACGCCCAAGGTCGTGGAGGACCGGCAGATCTACGAGATCATGCTGCCCCCGGGGAGCCCGGCCGGCCACTTGATCCGCCTGGAAGGGACCGGCCGCGTCCTGGTCGAGCAAGCCCTAGGCTAG
- a CDS encoding lytic transglycosylase domain-containing protein: MSRARAASFLVVLVAAGTPARAQIYTRLNGNGVVEATNIPDAGDFRLTYPGKGTLIHSRGFQGVYHGEFDHHIEAAASLHSVSTDLVRAVIAVESEFDQLAVSSKGARGLMQLMPVTARRFGVADAFDARQNIFAGVQYLRLLLDLFQGDVALALAAYNAGENAVARFKGIPPYRETRTYVERIQSLLGFGGPAETRAAFFAPVRAAARSSKPTKLVPARPRIYYKWKDEKGSLHVAQTPPSEGVLYTMIRALD; encoded by the coding sequence GTGTCTAGGGCGCGCGCGGCCAGCTTCCTCGTCGTCCTCGTCGCCGCCGGGACCCCCGCCCGGGCCCAGATCTACACGCGCCTGAACGGCAACGGCGTGGTCGAGGCCACCAACATCCCCGACGCGGGCGACTTCCGCCTCACCTATCCCGGCAAGGGGACGCTCATCCACTCCCGGGGATTCCAGGGGGTGTACCACGGCGAGTTCGACCACCACATCGAGGCCGCGGCCAGCCTCCACAGCGTCAGCACCGACCTCGTGCGGGCGGTGATTGCGGTGGAGTCCGAGTTTGACCAGCTCGCCGTCTCCTCCAAGGGGGCCCGGGGCCTGATGCAGCTCATGCCCGTGACGGCCCGCCGCTTCGGGGTGGCCGACGCCTTCGACGCCCGCCAGAACATCTTCGCGGGGGTGCAGTACCTGCGCCTCCTGCTGGACCTCTTCCAGGGGGATGTCGCTCTCGCCCTCGCCGCCTACAACGCGGGGGAGAACGCGGTGGCCCGCTTCAAGGGGATCCCTCCCTATCGGGAGACCCGCACCTACGTGGAGAGAATCCAGTCGCTCCTGGGTTTCGGGGGCCCGGCGGAGACGCGCGCCGCCTTCTTCGCCCCCGTGCGGGCGGCCGCCCGGAGCAGCAAGCCGACCAAGCTCGTCCCCGCCCGCCCCCGCATCTATTACAAGTGGAAGGACGAAAAGGGGTCGTTGCACGTGGCCCAGACCCCCCCTTCGGAGGGCGTCCTCTACACCATGATCCGGGCCCTGGACTAA
- the alaS gene encoding alanine--tRNA ligase — MKTADEIRSAFLAYFADRGHRVVASSPLVPAHDPTLLFANAGMNQFKDVFLGKEKRDYTRATSAQKCVRAGGKHNDLENVGRTARHHTFFEMLGNFSFGDYFKEEAIAYAWEFLTRDLGLPRDRLKVTIFRGAEGVPRDGEAHRFWAGHVPEDRILELGMKDNFWAMGDTGPCGPCSEIHFFQGSTLPCPEEATGRRCLGVECECDRWLEIWNLVFMQYDRDASGRLDPLPAPCVDTGMGLERIAAVVQEKLSNYDSDLFTPLLAAIGSRSGKTYGNDAGDDVSMRVVADHLRATTFLIADGVMPGNEGRGYVLRKIMRRGMRHGKKLGIETPFLHDLVDAVVGRMSAAYPELPTQAPTVKRLVQVEEERFGITLKQALVVFEQIAEKLPPGGTLPGVEAFRLYDTYGLPPDFTEELARERGLAVDMAGFETELLAQQERARQSSKMGAVTGDPVYLGLLEEGKTKFRGYDSLVVEDARVLAVLTDGRLARRLDQGREGQIVLDWTPFYAAGGGQVGDHGVIASDGSAAEVTDCTMPVPGLYVHHVKVTAGGFERGMTVRAQVHPHFRAGAMRNHTGTHLLHAALRETLGPHVKQAGSLVTPDRLRFDFSHYTGLGPRELRHIENRVNGEILKGTALLTKVMGREEALAYGALAFFGDKYGERVRVVEVPGFSKEFCGGTHVQQTGEIGLFLLSAEQGISAGTRRVEALTGEAALHRAQEDQGILEELEATAKTDRRALVDEYARLREQLKAKEREIQGLRLKLATGTGDATRADLQEVGGVQVWTPRFEGLDRKAHAGVVDDFRNRNQGRPFVLLSTSVGDDGVHVITAVSDSLKDRVKAPDIMKRLGLKGGGRPDRAEGGGVAPGEVDSFRKRAAEVLRGMLEGVGV; from the coding sequence ATGAAGACCGCCGACGAGATCCGGAGCGCATTCCTCGCCTACTTTGCCGACCGCGGGCACCGGGTCGTCGCTAGTTCGCCGCTCGTCCCCGCCCACGACCCCACCCTCCTCTTCGCCAACGCGGGCATGAACCAGTTCAAGGACGTGTTCCTGGGCAAGGAGAAGCGGGACTACACCCGTGCCACCTCCGCCCAGAAATGCGTTCGCGCGGGAGGCAAGCACAACGATCTCGAGAACGTGGGGCGGACCGCCCGCCACCACACCTTCTTCGAGATGTTGGGGAACTTCTCCTTCGGCGACTACTTCAAGGAGGAGGCCATCGCGTACGCCTGGGAGTTCCTGACCCGCGACCTGGGCCTGCCTCGGGACCGCCTCAAGGTCACGATCTTCCGGGGCGCGGAAGGCGTCCCCCGCGACGGGGAAGCCCACCGGTTCTGGGCCGGCCACGTGCCCGAGGATCGGATTCTCGAGCTGGGCATGAAGGACAACTTCTGGGCCATGGGCGACACCGGACCCTGCGGGCCCTGCTCGGAGATCCACTTCTTCCAGGGCTCGACCCTCCCCTGCCCCGAGGAGGCGACGGGCCGCCGCTGCCTGGGGGTCGAGTGCGAGTGCGACCGCTGGCTCGAGATCTGGAACCTGGTTTTCATGCAGTACGACCGCGACGCCTCGGGCCGCCTCGACCCCCTTCCCGCCCCCTGCGTCGACACGGGCATGGGCCTCGAGCGCATCGCTGCCGTCGTGCAGGAGAAGCTCTCGAACTACGACTCCGACCTTTTCACGCCCCTTCTGGCCGCGATCGGAAGCCGAAGCGGCAAGACCTACGGGAACGATGCCGGCGACGACGTCTCCATGCGCGTGGTGGCCGACCATCTGCGGGCCACCACCTTCCTGATCGCAGACGGGGTGATGCCCGGCAACGAGGGGCGCGGCTACGTCCTGCGCAAGATCATGCGGCGGGGCATGCGCCACGGCAAGAAGCTCGGGATCGAGACCCCCTTCCTGCACGATCTGGTGGACGCGGTGGTCGGGCGCATGTCCGCGGCCTACCCGGAGCTGCCCACCCAGGCTCCGACCGTAAAGCGGCTGGTGCAGGTGGAGGAGGAGCGCTTCGGAATCACCTTGAAGCAGGCCCTGGTGGTCTTCGAGCAGATCGCTGAGAAGCTGCCCCCGGGGGGCACCCTCCCCGGCGTCGAGGCCTTCCGCCTCTACGACACCTACGGCCTTCCTCCGGACTTCACCGAGGAGCTGGCCCGGGAGCGGGGCTTGGCCGTGGACATGGCGGGCTTCGAGACCGAGCTTCTGGCGCAGCAGGAGCGGGCGCGGCAGTCCAGCAAGATGGGCGCGGTCACGGGCGACCCCGTCTATCTGGGCCTTCTCGAGGAGGGCAAGACCAAGTTCCGGGGCTACGACTCGCTGGTGGTGGAGGACGCACGGGTCCTGGCCGTCCTCACCGACGGGCGGCTGGCCCGCCGCCTGGACCAGGGCCGGGAGGGCCAGATCGTCCTCGACTGGACGCCGTTCTACGCGGCGGGGGGCGGCCAGGTGGGAGACCACGGGGTGATCGCCTCCGACGGATCGGCGGCGGAGGTGACCGACTGCACGATGCCCGTGCCCGGCCTCTACGTCCACCACGTAAAGGTGACGGCGGGGGGCTTCGAGCGGGGGATGACGGTGCGCGCACAGGTGCACCCGCACTTCCGCGCGGGGGCCATGCGGAACCACACCGGCACCCATCTCCTGCACGCTGCCCTGCGGGAGACGCTGGGGCCGCACGTGAAGCAGGCGGGCAGCCTGGTCACGCCCGACCGGCTGCGCTTCGATTTCAGCCACTACACGGGCCTAGGCCCACGCGAGCTCCGGCACATCGAGAACCGCGTGAACGGCGAGATTCTGAAGGGCACCGCCCTGCTGACCAAGGTCATGGGCAGAGAGGAGGCCCTGGCTTACGGGGCCCTGGCCTTCTTCGGCGACAAGTACGGGGAGCGCGTGCGGGTGGTGGAGGTGCCCGGCTTCTCCAAGGAGTTCTGCGGGGGGACCCACGTGCAGCAGACGGGCGAGATAGGCCTCTTCCTCCTCAGCGCCGAACAGGGCATCTCCGCGGGCACGCGGCGGGTGGAGGCCTTAACCGGCGAGGCCGCGCTGCACCGGGCCCAGGAGGACCAGGGCATCCTGGAGGAGCTGGAGGCGACGGCCAAGACCGACCGCCGCGCCCTGGTCGATGAGTACGCCCGGCTGCGCGAGCAGCTCAAGGCCAAGGAGCGCGAGATCCAGGGCCTGCGGCTGAAGCTGGCCACCGGCACCGGGGACGCCACCCGCGCGGACCTCCAGGAGGTGGGCGGGGTCCAGGTCTGGACGCCCCGGTTCGAGGGGCTGGATCGCAAGGCCCACGCGGGCGTGGTCGACGACTTCCGGAACCGTAACCAAGGGCGGCCCTTCGTTCTGCTCTCGACCTCCGTGGGCGACGACGGCGTCCACGTCATCACCGCCGTCTCCGACTCCCTGAAGGACCGCGTGAAGGCCCCGGACATCATGAAGCGCCTGGGCCTGAAAGGTGGCGGCCGTCCCGACCGCGCCGAGGGCGGCGGCGTGGCCCCCGGCGAGGTGGACAGCTTCCGGAAGAGGGCGGCCGAGGTCCTGCGGGGGATGCTGGAGGGCGTCGGTGTCTAG
- a CDS encoding RecX family transcriptional regulator: MARKKVQESAPTAYQRALRRLARRDHSENELRRALLRLDYPETEVEGAVRRLRAERFLDDAAFAARFARSRMADRGQGRHRVRHSLRERGVAPAVVERGLQEALTEVSEAGTLEAVARRYWRQRGREEPEKRLRGLWLFLVRRGFPAGLVHERLRAMWPRFRDALEGLDPVAMEDEVTRRE; encoded by the coding sequence ATGGCCAGGAAAAAGGTCCAGGAGAGCGCGCCCACCGCCTACCAGCGCGCCCTCCGCCGTCTCGCACGACGGGACCACAGCGAGAACGAGCTGAGGCGGGCTCTCCTCCGGCTGGATTATCCCGAGACGGAAGTGGAGGGGGCGGTGCGGCGGCTGCGGGCCGAGCGTTTCCTGGACGACGCCGCTTTCGCGGCCCGCTTCGCGCGCAGCCGCATGGCGGACCGGGGGCAGGGGCGCCATCGGGTCCGGCACAGCCTTCGCGAGCGGGGCGTAGCCCCCGCCGTCGTGGAGAGGGGGCTCCAGGAGGCGCTCACCGAGGTCTCGGAGGCGGGGACGCTTGAGGCCGTGGCCCGGCGGTACTGGCGGCAGCGGGGCCGGGAGGAGCCGGAGAAGCGGCTGCGGGGTCTGTGGCTCTTCCTGGTGCGACGGGGCTTTCCGGCCGGGCTCGTGCATGAGCGGCTGCGGGCGATGTGGCCGCGTTTCCGGGATGCCCTGGAAGGGCTGGACCCAGTGGCGATGGAAGACGAGGTTACGCGAAGGGAATGA
- a CDS encoding type IV pilus twitching motility protein PilT: MHINDLLKMASERKASDLHLKVGSHPVLRINGELIPLVETKRLMQEDTIAMAFSIMSNRQKQKFKDNLEIDIAYSVPGLGRFRCNVFQQRGTVGLVLRVIPVKIMTVRELGLPVVMEKIAQEQRGLILCTGTTGSGKSTSLAAMIDYINSQRTEHVITIEDPIEFLHRDKKSIVNQREVEVDTRSFAAALRSALRQDPDVILVGEMRDYETIETAITAAETGHLVLSTLHTLDATETINRIISVFPPHQQKQIRLQLSGVLKAVMSMRLIPRADGHGRVPAVEVMITTPFIRDCIINKDKTKLIHEAIAAGVSQYGMQTFDQSIFSLYKKDLITYDEALRRASNPDEFKLKIQGIQSSSDIAAEEMEKTMQSFDME, translated from the coding sequence ATGCACATCAACGACCTGTTGAAGATGGCGTCGGAGCGGAAGGCTTCCGACCTTCACCTCAAGGTGGGGTCCCACCCCGTGCTGCGCATCAACGGGGAGTTGATCCCGCTCGTGGAGACCAAGCGGCTCATGCAGGAGGACACCATCGCCATGGCGTTCTCCATCATGAGCAACCGACAGAAGCAGAAGTTCAAGGACAACCTGGAGATCGACATCGCCTACTCCGTGCCCGGCCTGGGCCGCTTCCGCTGCAACGTCTTCCAGCAGCGGGGCACGGTCGGGCTGGTCCTGCGCGTCATCCCCGTGAAGATCATGACCGTCCGGGAGCTGGGGCTACCCGTGGTGATGGAGAAGATCGCCCAGGAGCAGAGAGGCCTCATTCTCTGCACCGGGACCACGGGCTCCGGCAAGTCCACCTCGCTCGCGGCCATGATCGACTACATCAACTCCCAGCGCACCGAGCACGTCATTACCATCGAGGACCCGATCGAGTTCTTGCACCGGGACAAGAAGTCGATCGTGAACCAGCGGGAAGTGGAGGTCGACACCCGCAGCTTCGCGGCCGCCCTCCGGAGCGCCCTGCGCCAGGACCCGGATGTGATCCTGGTCGGTGAGATGCGCGACTACGAGACCATCGAGACCGCCATCACCGCGGCCGAGACCGGACACCTGGTGCTCTCCACCCTCCACACCCTGGACGCCACCGAGACCATCAACCGCATAATCTCCGTCTTCCCCCCCCACCAGCAGAAGCAGATTCGGCTCCAGCTGTCGGGGGTGTTGAAGGCCGTCATGTCCATGCGCCTGATCCCCCGAGCGGACGGCCACGGCCGCGTTCCCGCGGTGGAGGTCATGATCACCACCCCCTTCATCCGCGACTGCATCATCAACAAGGACAAGACCAAGCTCATCCACGAAGCCATCGCGGCCGGGGTGTCGCAGTACGGGATGCAGACCTTCGACCAGTCGATCTTCTCGCTCTACAAGAAGGACCTCATCACCTACGACGAGGCTCTGCGTCGGGCCAGCAACCCGGACGAGTTCAAGCTGAAGATCCAGGGGATCCAGTCCAGCTCCGACATCGCGGCGGAGGAGATGGAAAAGACCATGCAGTCGTTCGACATGGAATAG
- a CDS encoding branched-chain amino acid transaminase: MPVPMSEKIWMNGKLVPWDDARIHVSAHVFHYGSAVFEGLRCYATPEGPGVFRLDAHTERLYNSAKIYRMDIPYSPAEMNRAVLETVSANGMDACYIRPLVYRGPGQLGVNPLPCPVDVAIMVWDWGKYLGTEALEKGVDARVSSWTRIAPNTLPVMAKTSANYMNSQLIKMEAIKDGYAEGIALDTEGHVSEGSGENIFVVRKGTLITPPLVSSVLPGITRDSILTLARRQGIPVAEERMPRELLYIADEVFFTGTAAEITPIRSVDKIVIGKGARGPITEALQRAFFDVIECRVPDEFGWLTFVREVRPAGALPARKRSAG, translated from the coding sequence ATGCCCGTCCCGATGTCGGAGAAGATCTGGATGAACGGGAAGCTCGTCCCCTGGGACGACGCCCGCATCCACGTCTCCGCCCACGTCTTCCACTACGGCTCCGCGGTCTTCGAGGGGCTGCGCTGCTACGCCACCCCCGAGGGCCCGGGCGTTTTCCGGCTGGATGCGCATACCGAGCGCCTCTACAACTCGGCCAAGATCTATCGCATGGATATCCCCTACTCCCCGGCGGAGATGAACCGGGCCGTGCTCGAGACCGTTAGCGCGAACGGGATGGACGCCTGCTACATCCGCCCCCTCGTCTACCGGGGCCCCGGGCAGCTGGGCGTGAATCCTCTGCCCTGCCCGGTGGACGTGGCCATCATGGTCTGGGACTGGGGGAAGTACCTCGGCACGGAAGCCCTCGAGAAGGGGGTGGACGCCCGGGTCAGCTCCTGGACCCGCATCGCCCCCAACACCCTCCCCGTCATGGCCAAGACCTCGGCCAACTACATGAACTCCCAGCTGATCAAGATGGAGGCCATCAAGGACGGCTACGCGGAGGGCATCGCGCTCGACACCGAGGGTCACGTTTCCGAGGGGAGCGGGGAGAACATCTTCGTCGTCCGCAAGGGGACCCTCATCACGCCCCCCCTCGTCTCCTCGGTCCTGCCCGGGATCACCCGCGACAGCATCCTGACCCTGGCCCGGCGGCAGGGGATCCCGGTGGCCGAGGAGCGCATGCCCCGAGAGCTGCTCTACATAGCGGACGAGGTCTTCTTCACGGGCACCGCGGCCGAGATCACACCCATCCGCTCGGTGGACAAGATCGTGATCGGCAAGGGGGCGCGGGGCCCCATCACGGAGGCCTTGCAGCGCGCCTTCTTCGACGTGATCGAGTGCCGGGTACCCGACGAGTTCGGCTGGCTGACCTTCGTGCGAGAGGTCCGTCCGGCGGGTGCTCTGCCGGCCCGGAAGAGGAGCGCGGGCTAG
- a CDS encoding protein kinase yields the protein MLYSRHFMFLLGQTVGKYQILSNLGSGGFGTVFLAKDLWIDKRVAIKVPHRQSGDFDDLLQEPRLLAALDHQNIVGILTAERVEGMFFIVMEYIKGESLEAVLDREKSLDLPRALNYSVQILRGVEHAHDAQILHRDLRPANVLISESGLLKVADFGTSRFLEKSHATTVIGSPPYMAPEQFQGRAVLASDIYSVGVILYQMLTGTLPYFSTNPAQIERMVAQGRCTPPKVRNTQVPREISDIVMKALAPELKERYQRASELLEDLATAADIDHNATELEDIRKRLKAREVPKKGFCWNCRKPLHARSDTCPFCGEKQ from the coding sequence ATGCTATACTCGCGGCACTTCATGTTCCTCTTGGGACAGACCGTCGGCAAGTACCAGATCCTCTCCAACCTGGGCTCCGGCGGTTTCGGGACCGTATTCCTGGCCAAAGATCTCTGGATCGACAAGAGAGTGGCGATCAAGGTCCCCCACCGGCAGAGCGGGGACTTCGACGACCTGCTCCAGGAACCGCGGCTTCTCGCCGCCCTCGATCACCAGAACATCGTCGGCATCCTCACCGCCGAGCGCGTGGAGGGCATGTTCTTCATCGTGATGGAATACATCAAAGGCGAGAGCCTGGAGGCGGTGCTCGATCGTGAGAAGTCGCTCGACCTGCCGCGCGCCCTCAACTACTCGGTTCAGATCCTGAGGGGCGTCGAGCATGCCCACGATGCGCAGATCCTGCACCGGGACCTGCGCCCCGCCAACGTCCTCATCTCGGAGAGCGGGCTGCTGAAGGTGGCGGACTTCGGGACCTCTCGCTTCCTGGAGAAGTCACACGCCACCACCGTGATCGGTAGCCCTCCCTACATGGCCCCCGAGCAATTCCAGGGGCGGGCCGTGCTCGCCTCCGACATCTACTCGGTGGGAGTGATCCTCTACCAGATGCTCACGGGCACCCTGCCCTACTTCAGCACCAACCCCGCCCAGATCGAGCGCATGGTGGCCCAGGGTCGCTGCACTCCGCCCAAGGTCCGCAACACCCAGGTCCCGCGGGAGATCTCCGACATCGTGATGAAAGCCCTGGCCCCCGAGCTCAAGGAGCGCTACCAGCGGGCCTCGGAGCTGCTCGAGGACCTGGCCACGGCCGCCGACATCGATCACAACGCCACGGAGCTGGAGGATATCCGTAAGCGCCTGAAAGCACGCGAGGTACCCAAGAAGGGCTTCTGCTGGAACTGTCGAAAACCCCTGCACGCCCGCTCCGATACGTGTCCGTTTTGCGGCGAGAAGCAATGA
- a CDS encoding 16S rRNA (uracil(1498)-N(3))-methyltransferase, whose translation MRIPRFHVPRAAPGARVFLPEHAAHHARQVLRLRAGAAVRVFDGVGQEFEATLDVVARQGVQARLGARVAPSPESSLRLVVALSPLPGERMELVVQKATELGVAEVWPVITARTEAVARPALSGSRDERWNKVASGAAEQCGRAVVPRIAPTTTLEALIETPFPGPRVVLLETPGQQSLAVVTPRPDAVLLLIGPAGGWEPSEVTRLLAAGFTPVGLGPRILRAETAALAALVVAQVLWGDLLS comes from the coding sequence GTGAGGATCCCCCGCTTCCATGTCCCGCGAGCGGCGCCCGGTGCGCGCGTCTTTCTCCCCGAGCACGCCGCCCACCATGCGCGCCAGGTCCTCCGCTTGCGGGCGGGGGCGGCGGTTCGTGTCTTCGATGGTGTCGGGCAGGAGTTCGAGGCCACCCTGGACGTGGTCGCGCGGCAGGGCGTGCAGGCCCGGCTGGGGGCGCGGGTGGCTCCCTCCCCGGAGTCCTCCCTTCGCCTGGTGGTCGCGCTGTCGCCCCTCCCCGGCGAGCGGATGGAGCTGGTCGTCCAGAAGGCCACCGAGCTCGGGGTGGCGGAGGTCTGGCCCGTGATCACGGCCCGCACGGAGGCGGTGGCCCGGCCCGCGCTGAGCGGCTCGCGCGACGAGCGCTGGAACAAGGTGGCGAGCGGGGCCGCGGAGCAGTGCGGTCGGGCCGTCGTGCCCCGCATCGCTCCCACCACGACCCTGGAGGCACTGATCGAGACCCCGTTTCCAGGGCCCCGGGTCGTGCTGCTGGAGACGCCCGGCCAGCAATCCCTGGCCGTGGTGACCCCGCGCCCGGACGCCGTCCTTCTCTTGATCGGTCCCGCGGGCGGCTGGGAGCCGAGCGAGGTCACCCGCCTGCTCGCCGCGGGCTTCACGCCCGTGGGGTTGGGGCCGCGGATCCTGCGCGCGGAGACGGCCGCTCTCGCCGCGCTGGTGGTGGCCCAGGTTCTCTGGGGCGATCTCCTTTCTTAG
- a CDS encoding 50S ribosomal protein L11 methyltransferase, giving the protein MRRQDEERATALLWDLGTAGIQVTPGKAKRVVLLAYFAEGPQDRDVAAALAPLPGARLEAAAVPEVDWVARFREGFRPFRVGRFRIAPSWAPGEPGSDLLIVDPGAAFGTGTHETTRLCLAALESRAAEGPLGRVLDLGTGSGLLAVAAVKLGARSVTALDLDPLALEAARLHARLNQVELRLLRADGGSSLRAGAFDTVLANLTAALLRERRDEITRLRAAGGALVLSGMLGKDAGALARAYAGRGRVERRRDGEWAALVVRGEP; this is encoded by the coding sequence GTGCGGCGGCAGGATGAGGAGCGGGCGACGGCCCTGCTCTGGGACCTGGGCACGGCCGGTATCCAGGTCACCCCGGGGAAAGCCAAGAGGGTCGTGCTCCTCGCCTACTTCGCGGAGGGGCCGCAGGATCGCGACGTGGCCGCGGCGCTCGCCCCCCTCCCCGGGGCCCGCCTGGAAGCGGCTGCGGTCCCGGAGGTGGACTGGGTGGCCCGCTTCCGGGAGGGCTTCCGGCCTTTCCGGGTCGGCCGTTTCCGCATCGCCCCCTCCTGGGCGCCCGGGGAACCCGGGAGCGATCTCCTGATCGTGGATCCCGGCGCCGCCTTCGGTACCGGCACCCACGAGACCACCCGCCTCTGCCTGGCCGCGCTGGAGTCGCGGGCCGCGGAGGGCCCCCTCGGTCGCGTGCTCGACCTCGGGACGGGCTCCGGCCTCCTGGCGGTGGCGGCGGTCAAGCTAGGCGCTCGGTCGGTGACCGCGCTCGACCTCGACCCCCTGGCCCTCGAGGCCGCGCGTCTCCACGCGCGCTTGAACCAGGTCGAGCTGCGCCTGCTGCGCGCCGACGGCGGGTCCTCCCTCCGGGCGGGAGCGTTCGATACGGTTCTCGCCAACCTCACGGCCGCCCTCCTGCGCGAACGTCGGGACGAGATCACGCGCCTCCGGGCCGCGGGCGGCGCGCTCGTGCTCTCCGGGATGCTCGGGAAAGACGCGGGCGCCCTGGCCCGGGCTTACGCCGGCCGGGGGCGGGTGGAGCGGAGGCGGGACGGTGAATGGGCCGCGCTCGTCGTCCGGGGTGAACCGTGA